A portion of the Oncorhynchus gorbuscha isolate QuinsamMale2020 ecotype Even-year linkage group LG19, OgorEven_v1.0, whole genome shotgun sequence genome contains these proteins:
- the wdr53 gene encoding WD repeat-containing protein 53 encodes MASRQWCEGHSTPVLCVGASGGPEGLLASGSEEGEVTVWNQEGTVLARLRLPSGDDVTSAVFSPAAPGLLYVSHGETVSVLDPRSLKGAVEELQGAGEEEINSLALNETGSALAVADDSGVVRVLGLPGGQVNRTLRRHTNIVSSVAFRPLRPNNLVSAGLDMQVMLWSLQKTRPVWTLNLQEVAEEEEAHQHKAGQLFNPPLAHCVSVATCGNVLACAAEDGRVHLMRVGSGSKLDRQGAIKAHSQGASQAHFLSFLPHPYWLATGGNDGMVALWDLSQNPVVTVEDKAKPQAAPVHRRRPNARAKAKLQAQAKPQQAKEETKEREEVEEGSSVDQSPGTEALKSGPKLSFSHGDKVNWVCPTLLRGEPSLVVADQSPNLSVYSLAGL; translated from the exons ATGGCCAGCAGGCAGTGGTGTGAGGGTCACTCCACCCCAGTGCTGTGTGTGGGGGCCTCTGGGGGTCCGGAGGGTCTCCTAGCCTCTGGCTCAGAGGAGGGTGAGGTAACCGTGTGGAACCAGGAGGGAACGGTGTTAGCTCGTCTCCGTCTGCCCAGCGGGGATGATGTGACCAGCGCTGTGTTCTCGCCGGCGGCTCCAGGCCTGTTGTATGTGTCCCACGGGGAGACGGTGAGCGTATTGGACCCTAGGAGCCTAAAGGGAGCGGTAGAGGAGCTACAGGGtgcgggagaggaggagatcaaCTCTCTGGCTCTGAATGAGACAGGCTCAGCTCTGGCCGTGGCTGATGACTCGGGGGTGGTGAGGGTGCTAGGGCTGCCGGGGGGTCAAGTAAACAGGACGCTCCGCAGACACACCAACATCGTCTCATCTGTGGCTTTCCGCCCTCTCAGGCCCAACAACTTGGTCTCAGCCGGGCTCGACATGCAG GTGATGTTGTGGAGCCTACAGAAGACACGCCCCGTCTGGACCCTCAACCTGCAGGAAGTGGCTGAGGAAGAGGAGGCCCATCAGCACAAAGCCGGTCAGCTCTTCAACCCACCTCTGGCCCACTGCGTCTCTGTAGCAACCTGCGGGAACGTTTTGGCCTGCGCCGCCGAGGACGGACGTGTGCACCTGATGCGGGTCGGCAGTGGCTCCAAACTGGACCGACAGGGTGCCATCAAGGCCCACAGCCAGGGAGCCTCGCAGGCCCACTTCCTCAGCTTCTTACCCCACCCATACTGGCTGGCTACTGGGGGCAACGATGGCATGGTGGCCCTCTGGGATCTCAGTCAGAACCCGGTAGTTACTGTTGAGGATAAGGCCAAGCCACAGGCAGCGCCAGTCCACCGCAGGAGACCCAATGCCAGGGCTAAAGCCAAACTCCAGGCCCAGGCCAAGCCCCAGCAGGCAAAAGAGGAgactaaggagagggaggaggtggaggagggcagCAGTGTAGATCAGTCACCAGGCACAGAGGCCCTGAAGTCAGGACCTAAACTCAGCTTCAGCCATGGGGACAAGGTGAACTGGGTGTGTCCCACTCTGCTGAGAGGGGAGCCCAGCCTGGTGGTGGCTGATCAGAgccctaacctgtctgtctactctCTGGCCGGTCTATAG
- the LOC124004970 gene encoding signal recognition particle receptor subunit beta-like: MATEPGINMEAKIDARENPFESYLDALNKMLEDQDPIFMIGIVVSLAVVVITVVLLKYLLSRKTVQSAVLLVGLCDSGKTLLFSRLLSGKFKKTQTSIMDSSAPYKAKNERVRRKLAVVSELEETPSHLVFCFLADCRAMVFVVDSAIFQKEVRDVAEFLYFLLTDSVVSRNVPSLIVACNKQDITMAKYAKLMNTLRVTRSVALSAQDGSAGASVHLGKKGKDFEFSQLPMKVEFLECSARGSKGEDGEADIASLEKSLALL, from the exons ATGGCTACAGAGCCGGGCATCAATATGGAGGCGAAAATAGACGCGAGAGAAAATCCTTTTGAATCTTATTTAGACGCTTTAAATAAGATGTTAGAGGACCAAGACCCCATATTTATGATCGGAATTGTTGTTTCTTTGGCTGTTGTTGTCATCACTGTTG TGTTGTTGAAGTACTTGCTAAGCAGAAAAACTGTCCAAAGTGCTGTGCTGCTGGTTGGTCTCTGCGATTCTGGAAAGACCCTCCTTTTTAGTCGA TTGTTGTCAGGAAAGTTCAAGAAGACCCAGACCTCCATCATGGACAGCAGTGCCCCTTACAAAGCCAAGAACGAGAGGGTAAGGAGGAAACTGGCTGTGGTGAGTGAGTTGGAAG AGACGCCGTCTCACTTGGTCTTTTGTTTTCTCGCTGACTGCAGAGCCATGGTGTTTGTGGTGGACAGTGCCATCTTCCAGAAGGAAGTGAGAGACGTGGCTGAGttcctgtacttcctgttgaCTGACAGTGTAGTGTCCAGGAATGTCCCCTCTCTGATAGTGGCCTGCAACAAGCAAG ATATCACCATGGCAAAATATGCTAAGCTGAT GAACACACTGAGAGTGACACGGTCTGTGGCTCTGAGCGCCCAGGACGGGTCAGCGGGGGCCAGCGTGCACCTGGGGAAGAAAGGCAAGGACTTTGAGTTCAGCCAGCTGCCCATGAAGGTGGAGTTCCTGGAGTGCAGTGCCCGAGGCAGCAAGGGGGAGGACGGGGAGGCGGACATCGCCAGCCTCGAGAAGAGCCTGGCCCTGCTGTGA